The Ranitomeya variabilis isolate aRanVar5 chromosome 7, aRanVar5.hap1, whole genome shotgun sequence DNA window gaaaactttcttgaaaagaaagcacaaggcttcatcacagagccatcagagcttctctgcgacaaaacagcccctgctccaatctcagaagcatcaacctcgacctgaaaaggaagagagatatctggctgacataagactggagccgaagaaaaccggcgcttcagctcccgaaaggcctccacggccacaggagaccaattactcacatcagaacccttcttggtcaaatccgtcaagggcttaaccacgccagaaaaattagcgatgaagcgacggtaaaaattagcaaaacccaagaacttctgaagactcttaacagatgtaggctgagtccagtcatgaatagcctggaccttgactgggtccatctcaatagaaggagaaaaaataaaacccaaaaaggaaaccttctggactccgttgagacattttgagcccttcacaaataaggcattggcacgcaggacctgaaataccatcctgacctgcttcacatgggactcccaatcatcagaaaagaccaaaatgtcattcagatacacaatcataaatatatccagatattctcggaagatgtcatgcatgtaggactgaaacacagaaggagcattagatagtccaaaaggcatcaccaagtactcaaaatggccttctggcgtattaaatgcagttttccattcatcaccctgcttaatacgcacaaggttatacgcaccacgaagatctatcttggtgaaccaactagaccccctaatccgagcaaacagatcagacaataatggcaaaggatactgaaatttgaccgtgattttatttagaaggcgataatctatagaaggtctcagagaaccatccttcttggccacaaaaaagtatcctgcaccaagaggggaggaggacgggcgaatatgtcccttctccaaagactcctttatataactccgcatagcggcatgttctggtaccgacaaattaaaaagtcgtcccttagggaacttactaccaggaatcaaatttatagcacaatcacaatccctatgaggaggtagggcactggatctgggctcatcaaatacatcctggtagtccgacaaaaactcagggacttcagaaggagtggaagaagcaatcgacaccaaaggtgcgtcgccatgaactccctggcaaccccaacttgacacagacatagctttccaatccaggactggattgtgagtctgcaaccatggcagacccaacacgacaacatcatgcaaattatgcagcacaagaaagcgaatcacctcctgatgtacaggagccatgcacatggtcacttgagtccagtactgaggtttattcttagccaatggtgtagcatcaattccccttagtggaatagggaattccaaaggctccaaaataaacccacagcgcctggcaaatgacaaatccatcagattcagggcagcacctgaatctacaaaagccataaccgagtaggatgacagagagcaaattaaagtaacagacaaaatgaatttagtctgtatagtaccaacggtgacagattcagcgattttttttaagcgcttagagcatgctgagataacatgagcagaatcaccacagtaaaagcacaacccattttgacgtctatgattttgccgttcaattctggtcagaattctgtcacattgcatagactcaggtttctgttataataataataataataataattttatttatatagcgccaacatattccgcagcgctttacaacttatagaggggacttatacagacaacagacattacagcataacagaaatcacagttcaaaacagataccaggaggaatgagggccctgctgctcgcaagcttacaatctatgaggaaaaggggagacacaagaggtgttcagaaaacaccgccagatggtgcgcaggtttgcgctcccgcaaacgccgaacaatctgaatggccaaagccattgactcattcagacttgcaggcgtggggaatccaatCATGACatgcttaatggcttcagaaagaccttttctgaaatttgcagccaaagcacactcattccattgagtaagcaccgaccatttcctaaatttttgacaatacacctctgcttcatcctgaccctgagaaagagccagcaaagccttttctgcctggttctcaagattagattcctcataaagcactccaagcgccagaaaaaacgcatccacattcagcaatgcagggtctcctggcgccagggagaatgcccaatcttgagggtcgccacgtaataaGGAgagaataattttaacttgctgagcggaatcaccagaggaacgaggtctcaaagaaataaataatttacaattattcttaaaattcagaaacctagatctatctccagaaaacaactcaggaatgggaatTTTtgcctctgacataggactgtgaacaacaaaatcctgaatgctttgaacccttgcagcaagatgatccatactagaagtcagactctgaatatccatgtctgcagctgaactcagagccacccagagattaaggggaagagagaagctggacaaactgcagcaaagggaaaaaaaaaaaaatatgcactcCGGACTTCtcctatcccgcttctgcgatgcatcaaACACTTttagcctgctgtactgttatgatccttagtggctgaggatcacagatctgaccagctaagtaactgaacataggacgagctctagggaggtggcaactggactgaccgcaatcctgatcctatccaatacacactaaaagtagccgtggaacgttcctaaaatcctagacgtctcttcacggcctgagaaactagctacccctaaagagagaaagcaaagacctcacttgcctcagagaaaataccccaacgatataggaagccccccacaaataataatggtgagttaaggggaaaatacaaacgtagaaatgaaacagattaagcaaatgaggcccgctaatcactagatagcagaagatagataggaaactgtgcggtcagtaaaaaaccctatacaaaatatccacgctgagagttcaagaacccccacaccaactaacggtgtgaggggagaaactcagccccctagagctaccagcaagcgaggaaatcacatattagcaagctggacagaactcatcataagcaaagaaacatattgaacacagatgagcaaaaaatgaacaaacagaaacttagcttctcttggagagactgataacgaatgtagtcaggagagatcagaatagcactgaatacattgacagcaggcaacgaaTGAAGGTCCagatgagctaaataggaaaccaactagcagatgacgagacagctgatcccagccacagacccgcagaatgacaaaaagagccaccagagggagcccaaagatagcactcacacagtaccacttgtgaccacaagagggagtccaagaacagagttcacaacaggaggcctggcatcttcaccttcagaagaatCCCAGGGAATAGGGCCAGCTAGGGAGCcctctagtgttagggacagagaaGAAGTCCCTTGTCCCTGGTCACTCAGAAACAGAGTTGTGAcaatatatttattcaggaacaaaattaacacagcttacaactggtatttcttatagcttaggatatTAGCATTTTGTCTGTCAGCTTGCGAAGTGAACATAAAGCGTGATCCAGCTACACACACAGTGAGTGAACAGGAAattcctgttgttttttttttaatcaatgtatTATTGGCAATATAGCCTATTTAGGAGGGAGTTCACCCGACATCCCGTATGAAGGCCATAACTATACGTATGTtaaatataaaactgtgttttttttatttgaatcTTTTCCCCGAAAAAAAATGCACATTAAAGGCTAATGTACATGTAATATATTCTAGTATGGCAATTATAagcacaacttgtcctgcaaaaaaaaatcaatctTACATGTTGAAAATAATTAAACAGTTATTATGAGGCAAAATCTCAAACATATGCATGATTCAGGTCATCAAATCCAAAATTGGCCAGGTTCACAAGGGTTTGGGATGTGCCAATAGTGTGGAATGGGTCAATGAGGACTTTCAACAGTCACTTATCAGAAAGCTAATATTGATTGGTGCAATGATTAACTTAGTACTCTTAAGGTGCTGTGTTTGTTTAACCTAAAATCTGTATTTTAACATAAATTTTAAAAAGTGTTTGGGTTTTTACAGGGGCCACTAGGATGTGGTATAAATTTCTTAAAAATACATCAAATTATAAAACAGACTATTAAAGTGTTGTTCCCATTTGGGGCATTTGTTGGAACAGCATAGGTAGCTGTTTGGGAGTTCTGAAAATTGCCAAATGCACTAGTAGATATGAAAATCCGGGATATGCTAAAATATCTTTAATGGATCAGATGACAGGTCAATGTTGAAAATGGTTCTAAGGCAATTACTCCTGTGTATGCTAACAAGATTTATTGTCATATACAGATACAGctgtgacaaaaattaagagaccactgcaaaatgttcagtttgtctgatttttctctttattggtatattttgactaaaatataaattgttcatctatctatataatagtctaaggcagaggtgtcaaactgcattcctcgagggccgccaacaggtcatgttttcaggatttccttgtattgcacaggtgataatttaatcacctgcacagaatgattctagcaccttgtggaatgctaaggaaatcctgaaaacatgacctgttggcggccctcgaggaatgcagtttgacacctctggtctaaggtctacttccgtctgtttgtctgtctgtttgtctgtttctctgtcacggaaatcccgtatCGCTGATTGccccgtccatactcccctccactcagcgccccCATATAGCGTTTCAGAAGTCCGttcaatggactgcgttacaccgcggcataacgctgtgtaacgcagtccgttaatgctgccattaaccctgtaagtgtgaccaacgttttactattgatgctgcctatgcagcatcaatagtaaaaacatataatgttaaaaataataataaaaaaccattatattctcaccttccgtcgtccgcggcAGCctctcccgctcctcgcgacgctccagtcccaagaatgcatggcggcaatgacccgtgatgacgtagcggtctcgcgagaccgctacatcatcatgggttattgctgcaaggcattactgggaaaggagcgtcgcgacgagcatcgctaaaggcctgggctggatccgggggccgccggagggtgagcatataactattttttattttaattcttttttttaacagggatttggtgcccacattgctatatactaggtggcctatgttatatactgcgtgggctgtgttatatactgcgtgggctgtgttatatactgcgtgggctgttatatactgcgtgggctgtgttacatactgcgtgggctgtgttacatactgcgtgggctgtgctatatactacgtgggctgtgctatatactacgtgggctgtgctatatactgcgtggcctgtactatatactacgtggctctgcaatatactacgtagctgtgcaatatactacgtggtctgtgcgatatactacgtggctgtgctatatactacgtggcctgtgttatatactgcgtggtttgtgttatatactgcgtggactgtgctctatactgcgtaggctgtgtaatatactgcgtgggctgtgttatatactgcgtgggctgtgctatatactgcgtgggctgtactatatactacgtggccgcgaacaatcagcgacaggcgcagtccggcagcgaattgccgggggatttgaaccacgctttgctaattgctcccggctggccgaatcctgtgtattcattgcattactctgaaatcttcataaataaactacacacatattctagaatacccgatgcgttagaatcgggccaccatctagtttattctataaacttctgaaaatactgtctccgaatttccaaacaataaattttgtgtttttttttctgaaaaggagaaatggtcaaaatgaaaaaacaaaacaaaaaacagtgctttcagacctcgaataatgcagagaaaacaaattcataataatttggaaacaacaatattaatgttttaactcgggaagagttcagaaatcaatactttgtggcatgatcatgatttttaatcacagctttcatgtgtcttggcatgctttccaccagtctttcacactgcttctggcgcaaacatttagggtatgtgcacacgctgcggatttggctgcggatccgcagcggatttaacGCTGCaagtctgcagctgttttccatgccttttacagtagcatgtagagctatggaaaaccaaatccgctgtgcacatgctgcggaaaataccatgcagaATTGCTGCAggatattttctgcagcatgtcaattctttgtgcggttaagcagcgttttacacctattccttaataggaatctgcaggtgtaaaaacgcaggtgaaatcagcacaaaaaccaaggtaaatctgcagtaaatccgcaggtaaaatgcagggcgaTTTACCAGCCGATTTTTCTgaatctgcgcggaaaaatccgcacacaaatccgcaacatgtgcacatacccttaagcagttcttctttgcttgatggcttgtgactaatggattccagatgttttcaatggggttcaggtctggagatttggctgcccatgacagggttttgatgtggtggtctcttaatttttggtaGAGCTGTATTTGCATTCAATATAATGTTACTGCTACCAGTTACATGCTAGAAGGTTACAGATGAACTAATGAGTAAGTCATAGTTGTGAATACTCCGAACCAATGCTCAATCCATAATATAGGTTAGGTGAATTAAAACGTGACTGTCGTTAAAAAATGACATGTTACAGCAACCTGTTAGAACTTTTTATCCGGGGAGTCGGATGCTGAGACCTTCACCGATAGCTGAAATTAATAGGAAGAGCACTGCTCTCCTCTGAGGCTGAAGATGGGCTCAAAAATTACCCTGTAAGTGCATTTTCAGTCTTAAACTGAGCGCTTTTGCCCTTTAGTTCCAGCAATCAGTTGCTCTTTCAGTACCAGATTCCCCACTGATAAATTTTTTTGACATGTCAAAGAAAAAACATGGATATTGGGAACCAGCACTAAAATAAATCCAAACATGGATGGGTGCAGACATCCACAGGGTTAACTCACGAACCACAGGAAAGCAATGTACAAAAAGATAAAATGGAGCAAcactaaaagacaaaaaaaaaacactaaaagaagtGGTTTGTTGCTTCCAAAACATGTGAGATGTGTTTCATCTTTTCTATACAGACATTTTCAAGCTATATAAACTACTCTCAGTGAAAACATATATCCACATTCAGTTAGGATAAATTACAGAGCAATCATAGTAAAATCCAGTAAAGAAttgtgatatatttaaaaaaaattacaatatcataAACATTATAGATGTCATCGAATATTCAACATTATTAAGATGCACAGTGATCACAAAAAGTGTACATACCCATAAAGAACATAATCATTTCTAATAATGCACAATTGAcactcaatattataaaattcatTGTAAAGAGAGACCACATCATCTTCGGCGTCACTTATAGTTAACTCAACGGCTCAGCGGTCAATTACGCACAGGGTCAAAGTGAAAAGTACACGATCATGTGATCTGTCATAGATTTAGTCACAAGTTTACTTTAGCTTAGACACATTGTGATGTGTACTACGTCATAAAGTAGCTGATCACTTAACAAAATCATACATCATATATTTTATTGAATCTTCTAACCCATTAGCAATAGTTATTACAAGTTACGTCCATAGTCCATGTATAATTACTTACAATTTGCCATCTTCTGTTTTCAGAGCCTATCCAGTTCTCTTTTGCACCATATGACTGTCAATAATCCTAACCGGGTCCCAGAGCATCTTTTGTGTAGACTGGAAGTCCCATTCTCAATGCAAAACTATGaaagtatgtgcacacgtcaggatttcttcaggattttttgcgggtttttttgcggaatTCCCCAATAAAACAGCTATAATtctgcattaaaaatgcatacattatgcatcctatcatttagaatgcattccgcattttttgtgcaaatgttgcggtttttttccgcaaaaaaaaacgcgatccggaaaaagaagcaacatgttaattattccgcaaaaaatccgcaaaaaaacgcataaaaagcgcaaaaaaaggcatgcggatttctggcagaaatgtccagattttgtcaggaaaatttctgcaagaaatcctgacgtgtgcacataccatgagAGTTTCAATGGAAgccccatagacttacactgagaaagTCACTTTTAAGAGACATCATGGTGATAACATGGTGCAGAAGAGGACAGAATTGGAGAAGGGAAGAATATGGCGCAATCTGCTGCACATAATAACTATGGCTAAGAcgataaaacaaaaaagaaaatcacTGAAGTGCTACTGTAAAGTCCAAAATACGGTAAATGTAATATTAGGTTTTAAGGTAACAATATAAAATGAACAGATTATttctcatatactgtatattactaaTGATTTCTAACATGCCTTGCAATATGCAGATATTTCAGGACATTAAAATAGCGCAAAAATAACATTTGCAAACTGTAATGACATCAGAAATAAATAATATTCCTTCTAATGTTAGTCGTTTACCTACGATAAGCCTTACTTTGGTTAGATGTTTTCTTGGTTTACAGTTGATGCCTCCGATGAACACCATGTTGGGCATTATAGGTCTTGGAAATTCAAAGGCAAAATTATAACGCAAGAGCCAGATGGAAGTTCTGCTGAGAAGCTGCTCAACCGTGATCCCTTTCTTCAGGAATTGTGAAGCCATTTGCTGCCATGGCAAGTATGAAAGTCCACAATAGTAAGGCTCCAACATTCTGACCAGTACGTTCTTCACACGCtgggaaaatgtcatcttgtctgaGTACTGAGTTAAAGTTCTAGGCACATACGAAAAAGGACTTGGACATTGTGCGCTTATATAGTCAAGAGTACAAGGCATTCCCCGTAAAAAGTTTACATTGGGCACATCAAGGTGTTCAGCTAGTATCACGCCACAGAGCGAAAATGGATCAGTGAGTAAAGCATCAAACTTCTCATCCTTGAGACTCTGAATAAGTTCTGTGTTATTTAATAAGGCCTTACAAATGTTGCCAAATACCTTAGAAACTTCCTGAATACTATTAAACATTGTAATAGCCACACCAGGGAAGAAAGATTGGATAAAGTGAACATATCCATACCTTTCGAAGATTAATGCTAAATCTTGATTGCTGTAAGGGATAGAGTAAGTTTTGGTGGTATAGAGATCAGATTCACCAATAAGTAAGCTGCTTTCACCTGTTACAACCACAGCCTTGTGCCCAAGCTGTGCCAGCCTCTCCACCAGAGGACGCATGCTGAGCCAGTGACTACCATCAACAGGAACTACAAGTAGCTTGCCTCCATTAGCTTGTCTAAAAACACAAAACATGATCATCAGGGCTGCACACAGAGAAAACAGTGATAGCTTCATCGCTGCAGAGAGTCACCCAGAAATTAATGTTCATTTGGGCCAATTCATGTAAATGATCAGTTTTATACAGTGGGATGGCTTAGAAATTTGTCAAAGTTGTTGGTTAACTCATTGCACAAGTGAATTTTGACCAGTCGATTGCAGAgtataacaaaaaacaaacaaacaaaaaaatatatatatacagtatatataatgacTGTGCCACACAGCACAGTGAAATGATAAGAACTTCTATTGTCTAGGACAGCAACAATAATTATAAAAACAAAGTCGAGATGGTCCCTCCTTTTACAGTCAGATAATAGTctgcagtagagttgagcgacttttcctttttttggatcgagtcgggtttcgcgaaacccgactttgtcaaaagtcgggtcaggtgaaatcagccgattattacgaaaagtcgggggctgactgaagcacgaaacccaatgcaagtcaatggggaatcaaagtcggcagtgagtggaggacaggaaaacacctacagtgcccattttaatgccaaaaacatcaattcttattactgaagcttgtcaatcttaatttactttataataatagttaggcattgaaaactgggggtcatttggctaaaattgtgtggggggagtagggctggctcaagatttttgtgggcccaggaaactcagaatacgtcacggcggtggagcagggagaggtaagtatttcaactttgcaagtgctgtggtcctgagcaagaagggggggcccactcgttggcactggcacagggcccctcctagtacggcggtgtgtttgacggcgggtggcgcctcccacaggcagagacacttttgcgtactatgaggggcccggtgccagtgacgtcgccaacgagtataccccctcacctgatgaaggaacgtgcactttcatctgcaccttcctctttgtccccgtgtaaggtggtatagtatgcgggaaggggaacctgactttcagcagggtcagattctggctgtgtagagtgcaaggggaatgtagtggtctgggtcaatgtaccagcagactcatctagcagtggctgggcaatggtcaggatgaggaggaaacacagatataggcccaaataataaagtgggctaaatgcagttcaaaattggtaacaggactaaccaggcggcattgctttgttcagcggaggacaactgtaaggagaggctgacacagtgagtaggcccaaataagtaagtaggctaaatgcagttcaaaattggtaacaggactaaccaggcggcattgctttgttcagcgaaggacaactgtaaggagaggctgacacagtgagtaggcccaaataagtaccgtaagtaggctaaatgcagttcaaaattggtaacaggactaaccaggcggcattgctttgttcagcggaggacaactgtaaggagaggctgacacagtgagtaggcccaaataagtaagtaggctaaatgcagttcaaaattggtaacaagactaaacaggcggcattgctttgttcagcggatgacaactgtaaggagaggctgacacagtgagtaggcccaaataagtaagaaggctaaatgtctgccaaacattttttcacaaatatacaggtggcatagctaggtacaggggtgggctcctctgctgagtagcagacagtggtagtaggcgcaaagtattaactggtgtaaatggaggccagggcccctgtatattttaactttcatctatcatttcaacaaatttgtattggcagtgccattg harbors:
- the LOC143784284 gene encoding UDP-glucuronosyltransferase 1A1-like isoform X7 — its product is MKLSLFSLCAALMIMFCVFRQANGGKLLVVPVDGSHWLSMRPLVERLAQLGHKAVVVTGESSLLIGESDLYTTKTYSIPYSNQDLALIFERYGYVHFIQSFFPGVAITMFNSIQEVSKVFGNICKALLNNTELIQSLKDEKFDALLTDPFSLCGVILAEHLDVPNVNFLRGMPCTLDYISAQCPSPFSYVPRTLTQYSDKMTFSQRVKNVLVRMLEPYYCGLSYLPWQQMASQFLKKGITVEQLLSRTSIWLLRYNFAFEFPRPIMPNMVFIGGINCKPRKHLTKDFETLVNSSGEHGFVVFSFGSMVSEIPMHKAMDIAEALGSIPQTVIWRYTGKVPSNLANNTHLVKWLPQNDLLAHPKARAFITHAGSHGIYESICNAVPVVMLPLFGDQMDNAKRIESRGAGVTLNVLDMTPDDLFKALDAVINNPSYKENIQRLSTLHLDRPIHPLDLAVYWVEFVMRHKGAPHLRPAAHDLNWIQYHSLDVFGFLLVVVATILFISFKCCAYTCRRCCGTKSRPKSKSKKE